The following DNA comes from Magnolia sinica isolate HGM2019 chromosome 18, MsV1, whole genome shotgun sequence.
GGCCTGACCCCATTCAAAGTATTCTCACTCTATGGTACATCTAGATCGGCTCTTCATTGATTATTCAGGCAATACATATGAAAATGACTTTTGAAATTCTAATATAAATGGTTAAAGCTGCATGCCAGCTATGCCAAACTGAGTTTGACCCAAGCTTGGTTTAGCTTGTTTAGGTGACATTCAGGTTTGAGCTTTAGAAGAGCCGAGCTTTGAACCTCTTGCTAATGTCTGAGTTTGGTTTGGTTAAAATTATACAAGCTTGATCTTAGTTTGGTTTGGTCTAAAtatccaagccgagtcgagccaaACTAAGCTAAGTTGGAATAGGTGTgagctctttttatttttattttttgttaaatcACTACTATGTTCACTAGTATGGTCCAGCGTAGATTTGgacctatctcattttttggatcattccaAAAGATGATGCAGTAACGTGAATGGATgaaatggataaaacatatacatcaaggtggggtccacacagcttttCCAACACTGATCAAACTGAACCCAAGTTCGCTTGAAGGAATAGtttcatcttgattttttttgtgaggcccacctaaatatatgtattgtatatccacaccgctcatctgtttttccaaatcattttaggagatgggctaaaaaaatgaagcaattccaaatctcaggtgggccatacaataggAATAGGGAtaattgaacgaccaccattataAATTTCCTAgggtctaccataatgtttattcaccatctaaacTGCTGATAAATTTACACATACAGATGTGGATAAAGGTGATTGACCATGTAATactatgtgggccacaaaagttttggatcaagctaatattgacAATACaatgatttcaatggtggtcatttaaTGATCAAATGTTTCATTTGGTATGACCCACATggtatttggatctacttcatttttaggcctatggtacaaaatgagctagaaaatggatgggcggcattGATGTGCATcacataggtgggccccacaataagaaAACGGTATTGATATGAAACTTCTGTCTTCCAACAAGTTTGGATCCTATCTTGTGGTCTATAGAGGTTtgaatcttccttatttttggtctaatgctataaaatgatttgaaatttttgatatatgactggataaaaacacatatatcatggtgtggttcATAAACCTTTAACACTAGTTACGTGGCAGGTGCTGTCACCAGCCGATTTAAATCCTGCTttagcgtactaagtaaattttgtgaacccaccatcatgtatatgtatCATCCAAGTTGTTTAtatgtttttacatatcattgcgggacattatccaaaattgaattatatccaaagctcaagcagaccaaaccacaagaaatagtgtacatacatgtatatgtattatgtattatcctcatcatcatgtatatgtattattcaCGCCGTACAttcgtttttacatatcattttaggacttatcccaaaatcaaatcatatccaaagctcaagtggatcacaccacggaaAATAATATGTATGCAGTCTACAAGCCGAATCAAGCCGAATCAAATCGGGCTGAATCAAGCCGAGCTTCGAGCTGAGTTGAGGCGATGCTGCCCTTGTTTGAATTTAGTTTATTTCTTTAAACGAGCTTGAATCTAAGGCTTATATTCGAACCAATCCAAGCTGAGTTTTTGAAACCAATTGGAGCCAAGCTTTCCTGTCAGCTTGATCTGTGTCCAGCTTTATATATGGCAGGGTTGATACGGGTGGGGACATAAATAAAAATCAGCAATAGGCCAGCGCAGTAGTCGTCATTTTGAATTTTGAGTCCCTGGTCTTTGTCCTTTTGTGTCAAGCTAAAGATAAAGAATGGTAAAGACTATGATGCATTGATATAGATGGCTGggagttatgctcattacaaggGGCACTGATGTACATCtattccagaccatccaaattgtaggtcTCACTGTGGATGAAAGGATGACTCTAAAattacactgatcaagcaatcttaACAATCCAATTGATGACTATAAAATGgatagtttaaaaaaaaatattgagtggtccaaatttgaagggaaGGATCAGAcggttaatattacttttcagTTCACTTATTAGGTTATGCTCCACACGCCGGGAGATTTGGGCGGCCTGGATTGCCTTACATCATGCCATGTGTCCGTTTTAAGAGTCACCTCCATTCTCAAATTATCCCCGTACGTACGTCATAAAAAGGTTTGCTTGCCCACGTGCAACGAGAATATCTAATTGCAATCTTTAAAAGTCCGCCTGCTTCACCCGTGTGAATACCCACATGTGTAGAATAGCTCTTTCCTACTCACCCGGACGCGAATTTCCTGTGCAGCCGGGTACAGGAAGTTACTGTGGTCCGAatctatgtggagcccacatagattcCCGTGACAGATCCAATCCGTCCGTAAATTTCTGAAAATTTAAATATGGCAGTAATAAAAATATCAGATATATAGAAAACTAGGTTGTACCACAAAACATTAAACAGCTGGGATTGAATGAACACCATTAAAAAAtctttgggggccacagaagtgttCTATtgtatgatatttgtgcctaccatttatctgagtgataataaccctatgaacagtttggatggcatgcaaacatcatGATTGGCTCCATgcagatttcaatggtggacgtctctGTTTGACTGTttcatgagtgtggcccacctgagttttgtatctgctAGATTTTTGGACTCATTTCCTATTTTAAGGTTGAGAAACTTAcgacggattggatttttcatGGGAATCTGTGGGCCCATATACAGTACAACCAAAGCAACTTCCTGTTCCGGACAGTACATTTTCCATCTCATGCATCATGCCCCAGTTCATAAAAATCTACCAACGGTTCAGATTCTGCGCGCATACATGGCCCACCACATGATCACATTCACCTGACCTCAGATGCATAGATGTAAACCTGAACCAGTCAATTTTTAAACAAGTGTGACTGCACTTGTGTATACATAGTATTCACACGTGGTACATGTACCAACCTAGAAAATCGGGATATCTGAGCCCTCcataaggtggcccccacctCAAAGatgaatatataataaaaaaaagatgGTCCACTAAAAAGACCATTGTATACAACCCATAATATGAATATACGTGCAGTATAGCACATGGGAAAATTTTAAATCCCAACCCTTTTGAAGACTCTTTGGCGGCTTACAACAGTTTCTTTGACCGTACATCATACTATAAAAAGGCCACACGAGCTAACAGCAAAAGGCAAAAGAAAGAAGTAGAAGAGCATAGGCTATCTGAGGTTGCGCAGCTGATCGAGACCGCACCCACATGGAGTCTGGACCCAAGGTTGTGCTCGGCAAGTACGAGCTCGGCCATGTTCTGGGCCGTGGCACGTTCGCGAAGGTCTACCATGCCGGATCTCTCATCAATGGCGCGACTGTCGCTGTAAAGGTCATCGACAAGTGCAAGATCAAGAACACTACCATGGAACCACGCATCGTTCGTGAAGTGTCTGCCATGCACCGTCTCAGCCACCCCAACATCATCAAGCTTCATGAAGTCATGGCTACCAAGTCCAAGATATACTTGGTCATGGAGCATGCAAGTGGGGGAGATTTATTCTCCCAGATCATGCAGCATGGCCCACTATCAGAGCCGATCGCACGACGATACTTCCAACAGCTTGTCTCAGCCCTTCATTTTTGTCActctaatggtgtggcccaccgagatgttaaGCCCCAGAATCTACTACTAGATGAGTATGGGAATTTGAAGGTGACTGATTTCGGCCTATCGGCACTTCCTGAGCAATTGAAGGACGGGCTCTTCCACACGGCGTGTGGCACGCCGGCCTACACCGCGCCTGAGGTTGTTAGGAGGAAGGGCTATGATGGAACCAAAGCAGATGCGTGGTCATGTGGAATCATTCTCTTTCTACTGCTTGCTGGCTACCTCCCCTTTGAAGATTCTAACATTGCAGTAATGTACCAAAAGATCTATGGGAGGGAATTTAAATTCCCGACATGGTTTTCTAAACCGGTGCGACGGGTGATCTCACGGCTCTTAGATCCACACCCGCAGACTAGGATGTCGATCGACGCCTTGATGCGAGTTGCCTGGTTCAAGAAATCTTACAAAGCGAATTACATGAATCCTGACTTGTTACTTCACGATAATCGACCTAACTTCTGCATGCTGCAAAAGGACGGCCAATTCAATCTTGAGGATGGCGCGCCTGTCATGACTGCTTTTGATTTGATATCATTGTCTTCGGGTTTAGATCTATCAGGGCTCTTTGAGAGGGGAAAGAAGAGGGAGAAGCGATTCACGTCTACTAAGCATGCTAAAGATATTTTAGAAAAGTTTGAGAAGATTGGAGGGAAATTAGGTTATAAGGTCGAAAGAAGAAAAGTCGGGTGTGTCGTGCTGTTAAAAAATCAATTAGTTTTATCAGTCAACCTATCAGAGGTGGTGCCGGGAGTTTTATTCGTGGAAATCAAAGCATCAGGTAATGATGTAGCGGATTTTGAGGAGTTTTACTGGGAAGATTTGAAAGCTGGAATTCAAGATTTGGTTTTAGCTTGGCACAATGAAAGTGTTTGATCATGGTTGAAAGACTTGTCGGGCCTTGAGGACTTGTCGGGCCTTGAGTCGAATCTTGGCTTGCTCGAGTCACAGAGACTCGACCAGATGAATAGTTATATATATCAAAACCGGATTGGGCTAACAACATGGGCTTGCCTTCGCCCAAGCTATTTTGAAATACCGTGCTGCATGGAGCATGGGCCAGTCCGAACGGTCTCCTTTTGGAAAAAATGGGTTGAGTTACATAGGAAATAGGTTGGTTTGTAACAGTGATTCATTTGTATATATGAGTCTGATATATTGTAATGGTGCTCCATTAGCACCCATTTTTTTATTCATTGATTTTCATCGAAAGTATGCTTGGTTTAGTTGATTTGCACCTGAGTAATTTCTTCGGCACCCCACATAACTgttaagtgtggcccactgattaGAGCCGTTTGATTATTGATAAGGCAGAGAGGTGCGTGGAAAGTGTATACTGTATGTGGGCTTCATGCATCCGCCAAGAGTGAATGACTAAAGAAATTGTGAGACTTTACAAACCTACCGGTCAAAGGCCAATGGAGGTCTGTGACACTCACACAGTAGGCCCTCTTATGGGAGAATTTATAGTATTTCTTCtcatataaaataaagaaaaaaaaaaaagttgtaccCTAGGGGAGTGCGATGGTTCATATTTACACACTTGGAATTGGGCACATGCAAGTCAGATAAAAAAAACTGTCCAAATGGAGGCAACCGCTGTAGATAGCTCCTAACATCAAAATCAGATAGATCGAACCGTTATGGACTATGATTAATGGATATTTAGTGTGGATGATTGTTCAATGTTTCCATTTTAATGTTCATTGAGGGAATTTGGAGTCATTGAAACTTAAATTGAAGTAACTTCATTTTCACATTTTCATTGTTTGTTTTTATAAATTTCTTAAAAacattgtttttattttcttttattttcatggaaaacatgtatTTTTCATTTCCCTACCTAAAGTTAGGAAAGAACATTTTTAAGAAATTGAGGAAAATGTTCTCCTTTTCATAAAGTACTAAAATGGtacttgttatgggtaaaaatgagaTGATCTCATGTATGAAAACTAGACTGTTGAAGTGAACTTGGGCTAGAGGAGATGGGCCGAATAAGGTGACTCTATGAACGAGCCCAAACAAATCGAGGATATGACTCATTAGCAAATATGTTGACCTTGACTTTGGGTACTATTAACCCTGACCTCCGGGACCGACCCCAAATCCTCACCTTGAGGATTGACCCTAGGTCCTGACCATAGATCCCGACCTTAATTACCGACCTCAATCTCATGCGATGGCCTCAACTACCGACCTCAAAGACCGGCCTCGGCCCTCGACCCGACCTCAAGATAGGAAGTTGACCTCAGCCTCAGAGGCTAGCCTCAGGCTCAGAACAGAAACATCCGGAGAAAATCATGTGTTGTGCGTAAACGAGTTCTCTGCGAAGTTTTAGCGGAAGATCACACGAATGGTAGAATACTCAGAGGAATGGTAGAATACTCAGAGGATCAGAGAAATATCCGAAAATAGAATCCGACCTCAATACGGGCCTCTCCCAGCGTATCTAATAGATCTACTTGGATATGCAAGCGGCCAGGCTAGcatataaatacatcattttattCAAGAAGAAGGTATGCACAATTAtgccatctatttttataaatttctTGAAAACactgtttttattttcttttcttttcatgataatatgcatttttcatttcCCTGCCTAAACTTAGAAAAGGCTGTTTctaagaatgaagaaaatgagctCATTTTCATAAAGCACTAAAATGGTACTCACATATGATGTTGCTCATCTTTTAAATGGAACTATCTATTTTCAAGAGCCTCACATGTGCTAATGTACTACATATGGAGCATATAGCACTATTCAACTTAAATCTATACGTATGCCACTGTGCTGCATGTGTAATATATTCCACGGCCCATCTTTCAGTGACACATGTTTCATTGTGCCACATATATCAAAATGTTTTTTTGCAACATTTGCAATCTTCATCTTTAGAAGCTTTATATGTGCCAAATGTGTGCTATTGAACCACACATGGCACATGGTTATCGGTCCATCCTTGAGCACTTCACATGCATGACATGTGTTCTATCCTTGCAAGCGTTCATTTAAATGCCAATGTGCCACGTATGCCACAATCCATCTTAAAGCACAATACATGTGCTAATTAATGTGTCATGTACAATTTGTAAAACTATCCATATACAAGTGTGCCAATATGCAACATGTCCTGGTGTCCGTGTGCAGCATGTGTCACTTATATCTTCAACCACCCCATGTGTGCTATTGTGCTTATGTGTTGCTATCTATCTTTAAGGGCTCCACATGTATTATATATGTTAACATGCCAAATGTGTTCTATGTGCCGCTATCCATCTTCAAGCATTTCAGGCATGATAATGTCTTAAATATGCCAATGTGTTACATGTAACAACGCGACATGGACCATAATTCATTTTCTTCGCACACATGTATGACTTTGTGTCTTTAAGtaaaaaatttcatgaaaattttcttttttatttcaaataatatattttaaaataaagtgatttttttcaaaaaaaaaataaaatcttgttGCGAAACGATTAAGGAaaacaacttttcaattttcattattttttagaaatgacgttttccaaaaaaaaaaaaagaactatttTCTATAAATATTTTTCTGcgattccaaatgggccctaaatgtcCCAATCAGCTAATTAAGTTAGGACATGAATGTTTGCATATTTGGTTCGTAGCCCTTCTAGCAAAGTGGGGCCATGATTGGTTCATTTACGTTTTCATTAAAAGGGCCTCTTTGAGGTAAGGCATTTGGGGCAGAGAttgtgaaatccatggatttcaaatctttactatttttatttgttctagatttataataaaaaataatgcgcGCGGCATTGCTAAATTCACGTATCTCTGAATCTATGGATTTAGTTCAAATCCACGTCACTCAAAATATACTAAAAACTTAGtaagttggaaaaaaaaaaaaaaaaaaaacctactctTTTAAAAGTGAAACAAATTTATTCTATTAAATATCTTACCATTCAATAAATATTCCTAAAGTTATGGATTCATAGTTTGATTCAAGATAGTACAACCAATTCATTTTCATGAATTTGATAAATTCTTAAATTTACCAAATTTACATTCTTAGTTCCTTGATCCAACAATGCCACCACCGCCATTATCATCATCTAGGAATTTCCTATGCAACCAAAATTAGAGTACGCCATTAGGAGAGAAAAAGATAAGAATCGTCTTTTACCACATTTTCacaactgttgatgcaaaaaacttgACACACTTCATTCTTCGTCACCACCTGCGCAAGGAAGATATAAAGGgaaccctggctagagccggggaacctccgatgcttaagtcagttgATGAACAAAGAAGAAGGTCTTTTTTAGGTATTTTCTGCGTATCTTTCATCCTGGAGACGTCCATCTTTTATATGAGTGAGAGGTCCCGACGTGCAGGAATTCTCTTCCTAATTCTTAGGAGATATGATTTGGTTACGGATTTTATCCGATCCTGAGATTCTCGAGATCGGACATCCGTATGCTGGATTTTCGAGACGGTATTTAGGATTACACCATCTCTTCCTTGTTCTGCTCTGCCTTAACCGACTCTGGTAGCAAACGAGTCTCAACTGGCTATAAGGATGAAGCTTTTTGCCTTCTGTCGGACGAAATAGAGTCGGCTCATGGCCGATGTCCTTCCTCAATCCGATAGCCGACACTATAACCAGACTAATATGACTCGATTTTATGGTCGGTCAAGTGACTTCTACCATTCGGATCTTAATCGGCCCTTTTTGACGTTGCTGCCTCGttaaccgagtcaactttatgTGTCTTATACATTTTGCATATGCCTCTTGACTCTTTAAGTCTCAGTCAGATTTCATTTCCTacaaatccgagctaagtctctcctttaggcttcgtCTTGTCTCAGTCAGACCTGTTGCCTCGGGCTCTTGGGtcgtgtcagtagagttggtccattctataACCAGGTCTGCGGAGTTGTCACATTTTTCTCCAActgtaagcccccttactccttgtGTCAATGGTGTTGACGCTGAGGAGTAACAAATCTCTCTCTAGCTCGGTTTGCACTGGAGACCAGAGTTATAATGGAGCATTTAATACTCTTTAGGTCATCCTTAATGTACGTCGGTTCTTTGCTCGAGGTTACATGTGCGGACAGCCATCAAAACGCTTTGCCCACTTATGAATGTTGGACGCATGGTGAGGGCGTTACTTGCGTCAGTCGGCGTGCGTCACGTGTCAGATGGGGGAGTCGAAACAGGCGTCGATTCGACTCCACCTTAAAAGCCTCCACCACGTGGCAGGGCTATAAAATGAGGAGTGGTTTCATTTCCCCATTTTCACGcctccttcttccttttttcctttttctcctcctctctccttTTCTCCCCTGCCTGTCTTCATTGTCCTCACGTTTCGCCATTTTCTCCATTGTCTCcatcttcctttttccttttgcTTCCCCGTTTGTATACTTTTTGCCTCTCCGGTGatttttctctccctctttttccttttta
Coding sequences within:
- the LOC131232872 gene encoding CBL-interacting serine/threonine-protein kinase 4-like, with amino-acid sequence MESGPKVVLGKYELGHVLGRGTFAKVYHAGSLINGATVAVKVIDKCKIKNTTMEPRIVREVSAMHRLSHPNIIKLHEVMATKSKIYLVMEHASGGDLFSQIMQHGPLSEPIARRYFQQLVSALHFCHSNGVAHRDVKPQNLLLDEYGNLKVTDFGLSALPEQLKDGLFHTACGTPAYTAPEVVRRKGYDGTKADAWSCGIILFLLLAGYLPFEDSNIAVMYQKIYGREFKFPTWFSKPVRRVISRLLDPHPQTRMSIDALMRVAWFKKSYKANYMNPDLLLHDNRPNFCMLQKDGQFNLEDGAPVMTAFDLISLSSGLDLSGLFERGKKREKRFTSTKHAKDILEKFEKIGGKLGYKVERRKVGCVVLLKNQLVLSVNLSEVVPGVLFVEIKASGNDVADFEEFYWEDLKAGIQDLVLAWHNESV